A segment of the Leptolyngbya sp. NIES-3755 genome:
TGTGCTCGCTCGTGAACTCACCAAACTACACGAAGAATTCTGGCGCGGAACCGTCAAAGCTGCGATCGCACATTACACCCAGACCGAACCAAAAGGCGAATTCACGCTGATTGTTTCGGGTGCAGAACCGACGAAAGTTCCACTCACCGAAGAAGTTCTCAAAGCTGAATTGTTGTCACTGATGCAGCAAGGAATTTCTCGATCGCAAGCCAGTCGCCAACTTTCACAGCAAACCGCTTTACCGCGTCGTCAACTGTATCAACTCGCCTTACAGATTGAGCTATGAGCGAATCCGAACTTGAGCGTCTATTACAAAAAGCATTCGATCAATGTGAACGGTTGGGACATCCGCTTGATCCAGAACAAAAAGAAATTCTACGATCGACGTTGCAGCGCACAAATCCACTCGAACAATTAACCAAGGAACAACGCCAAGCTTTACTACAATTTGCTCAGGAGCCAGAGTGGAAAACCTCACTCTTAAATGATTGGCTTCAAAATCGCGATTCTGGAACAATGCAGTTCGTTCGAGACCAATATGGACTGGCGTGGCTCAATTCGATTCTGCCTGAAGATTTAGCAGCTTATCGCGATCGAGAAACCCGATTGAAGGTGGGCGATCGCATTGAAGTCTCAAACACTTTGTGGGAATGGGTGCAAGATGGCGATCAAGAATGGTACTCTTGCACCGTGATTAGTCTAACGGAAGCCGATAGTTCCCAAGACACTCGCTGTACGATTCGATTTGAGAATGGTCAGGAATACGAAATCCAAGGCGTGTATGACTGGAATCGATCGAACTGGCGATAATCAATCAACGTGGAACAAATTGATCAAGAGAACACTCCGGAAACAAAACAGGAATTCTCGATCGTACTCGCTCCACTTCAGGCGTATTCTGACTCTCCGAACATAACGTAAGCTGCCAATAAAGATAGCCCCGACAAGCAACCAACCGCTCAAGATACTCCTCAAACTGATAGCTCATCGCAGACAGTTCCTCGCCAAAATAGTGAAAATAGACCGTGTCCTCTGGTGCAGCATCTAACTGTTGATAAAACGCCGCACAAGCTTCCGGTTGAAACAAATCGAACGGTTTTACTCCTCTGAAGCGTTCACTGTCTGGAATATCTTCAAACCACGTCGTTCCTTCCCAATTGCCAAAAATCTGCTCCACAGGAAGAAGCTGAATCGAGCCGCGATCGACTTCCTGATCCGAAAAGGCTTCCTTGGCTTCCCATTCCACCGTCACCCCATTCATCTCTTTGTAGAATGCTTCTAGTCCGGTTGGTAACTTTAACTGAGCCATCCAACGTGCCGTATCAAGCTGTGCTGAAGTCGCAGGCGGCGCAATCTCCGCTGTCGTCACGGTGATCGTCTCCATTGCGGAAAGCGATCGCACCATTGCTTCTATTTGTTTTCGATACTCTTTCGCCATAAGTCCTCTTTCGGCATCAATTGATCAAGTCGATCACTTCTTCTTCTTCGCAATTTTTTTGACTCTACTCTGAGTGCTCACCTTTTTCTTAATGGTATGAGAAGTTTTTTTGATGGCGGGTGGCAACGAGAGCGGATCTTTTGGTTTGGCTGTTGGTTTAGCTGTCCGTCGTGAACGATTCGCGTTATAAGCCGCCGCCATCTTCCGCCCGCCGATCCACTGTTGATAAGCAGTTTTCCACTTCTGCGGAATGTTGGTTTGAGATTGAATGAATGTGTTTTGGGCATCTAAATCACCTGTCGCGCTCTGTCCCGCGTAAGTGACAAGCACTTGAACGATCGTAGGTTTAGATTCTTTTCCGAGCAAACTTTCTAGTCCTGATTGATTCAGCGAATCCAGAATTGTCTTTTGCATTGCTAGGGAATTGTAGCCAAAGATCAAGAAATCTGTCTGCGACCACCGAAGCGCGATCGGACCTAAATAAGGCAAAAGTTCATTGTGATAGCGAATGAGCAGCTTCCGTTGTACTGAAGAATCAAGGGCAGCGAAGAAATCCTGTAGTTTGCTTGAGTCATTAGCCAGCGTTAACGGGATCAGAACCTCTAGCGCGATCGAGTCCGGATCGGTCAGCCCCAAGTAGGTGATCACGAAAGTTGCTAAGGAATTCACATTAGAAGTATTTTTCAAAACCTCTCCTTTCGCCCTGTCCTCCATACTGAAGTAAATCGATGGAAAAGCTTTGAGGATGGCAACCTTCAAGTCATCATGGCTGACCAAATCATAGACTTGTGCTCGAACCTGATCGCTGACGGATTGCAACTGAGTAATGAGATCCGTCGCTTTCGTCTTGTCCCAATCTTTGTACTGTTGCGCTTCGGTCGTTCCAAGCGGAGCAACAGGCAACGGAATATCTGCTCCCCAAGTCGTACCACTTTGTCCCATCACTCCCCACGCCATATCAATCCGATGCGGTACGACAGCGGTAAAATCGGTGGCGGTGGTTGAGTTGCTCTGATATTTCACCTCAGTCCTCAACCAAATCTTATATCCCGCTTCGGCTAGATTTTTTGCTGCCGTTTCTGGACCCGCAGACATCTGGCTATTGATCTTTGCAGGTCCGGGAGCCAAATTCCATTTTTCGTTACCCGGCCCTCCTAATCGACCATTCCACAAGTGCATTCGGACCGCATTATAGTGCGAACTATGTCCCTGCCGATTGCCGAGAGTATGCCCTGCGTTCCAGAGTTCATTCCAACCAAACGGTGCGACCGAAGGAGAATTCGCAGCGGCTCCCAGAGGTGTGCCTTGAAGATTAATCACCTCTACTTTCTTAGCACGATGATCTTCCTCGTGTTTGATATCACTAGAACGCGTGGATGAATTGCTTAACTCATAGGCTCTTTGTACCACAGGCGCGCTCGATCGACGTTGTTGAATCACATGCGTGAGTTCATGCGCGATCAACGATTGCCCTTGACGATTGTTCGGACGGTAGTTGCCCTGTCGGAAAAAGATATCGTGTCCGGTTGTAAAGGCTTTGGCGTGAATCGATCGATTTAAGCGATCGCTCTCTGCATCGGTATGCACGTTCACCTGACTAAAATCTGCTCTAAACGCTTGCTCCATCGGTTTACGAATGGAATCTGCCAGCGGATGTCCCTGACTGCTCGATCGCGCAATTTCAGGCTCTAGTGCCTCAGTGGGTGGCTGTGTGTCGGCTTGCAATTGGGGTTGCTGAGTGGCAACCTGTTTAATGTCTGGGGGTTGAACTTGAGGAGCGGGCTGGGGAGCGTGAATCTGATCAATGACATGATCGGCAACGCGATCGGCTTCTTGCTCGGCTTGACTTCCCACCGCTGCGATTTCGAGTTTTGGCTGAACGACCGTTGTTTCTGTCGAATCGGTTGGAATCAGGCTGAAATCTTGATGTCGCTGTGTTTTGCTTGCAGGATCAGCCGTGGGGGGTGATTGTACCGCTGTTGACTGAAGCGGTTTTCTCATCGGATTGGGCTGGGAATGGTCGGGGCGAACCAGGCGCTGATAAGTCATAAAGCTGAATCTCCGAAGGTAGTGCTACCGCAGACCGCCCATCATTGTAAAGCCACAGTCTCTGTGCACAATATTAAGGATTGTGGCTGCACATCGATTGAAGTCTTAAATACCTTATGGGAATCGATCGAATTGTAAGCAATGGATAGAAATTAGAACAAGATACGTCTAGAGAACGTGACTACGATCGCAGTTCTCAAGCTATTTGTAGAGATCTCTACACTATCTTTTATTCAGTATGCAAATTGCGCCACAAAAACCTGCACGATTTAGAAGAATTTTGCGATTATTAGGTCCTGGACTGATTACCGGAGCTTCTGACAATGATCCAAGTGGAGTCGCGACTTACTCTCAAGCAGGAGCCAAATTCGGATTTGGAATGCTTTGGACAATGGTATTTGTCTATCCATTTATGGGCGGCATTCAAGATATTAGTGCGCGAGTCGGTCGTGTAACGGGTCATGGCATCGCAGGCAATCTACGCCGCTATTATCCCAAATGGTTGTCTCTGGCGATCGCGGTTCTGATGGTCATTGCCAATACAATCAATCTGGGAGCAGACATCGGAGCAATGGGCGAAGCAGTTCAACTCGTCAGCGGTGCACCTGCGTTTTTGTTTGCGATCGCATTCGCCATTTTGTCGGTTGTTCTACAAATTACCGTTCCTTATTCCCGCTATGCGTCTGTACTCAAATGGTTAACACTGACTCTATTCGCCTATGTTGCGGTTGTATTTGCGGTTAAAGTCCCGTGGGGAGAAGCCCTGAAAGATACACTACTGCCCTCTGTTTCATTCAATTCGGACTATCTCACGATGCTGATCGCACTTCTCGGCACTACAATCAGCCCCTACCTATTCTTTTGGCAAGCTTCACAAGAAGTCGAAGAAGTTGAAATCAACCCCAAAGCACAACCGCTAAAACAAGCTCCGCAGCAAGCCTCTAAACAACTCAATCGCATTCGCTGGGATACCTATTCAGGAATGGCGTTCTCGAACATTGTGGCATTTTTCATCATTCTGACTGCTGCTGCAACGCTGCATACTCAAGGAAAAACGGAAATTCAAAGTGCGGCTGAGGCGGCACAAGCTCTACAACCGATCGCGGGAAATTTTGCCACACTGCTCTTTAGTTTGGGTGTGGTGGGTACTGGATTGTTAGCGATTCCGGTGCTGGCAGGTTCCGCTGCATACGCGATCGGGGAAGCGCTAAAGATTCCCACTGGACTCGATCAGCACCCACTCGAAGCGAAAGGATTTTACGCCATTCTCACGGTGGCAACTCTGTTAGGTTTGGGAATTGCAGTCAGTCCGATTAACTCGATCGATGCGCTATTTTGGTCAGCAGTCGCGAATGGAGTCGTGGCTCCACCTGTGATGGTGATGTTAATGCTGATGACCACGAATCGCCGTGTGATGGGGCAATTTACGCTATCTCGCCGATTGCAAATTCTCGGATGGATGGCGACAATATTGATGACGGTTGCCACGATCGGCTTTTTTGCAACTTGGGGCAAATAGGCTACTTCTTACGATCGAACCGATTCGCGATCGAGGTCAACAGTAATGCTCCAACAACACAAATCATTCCAATCCATTCATGCACCTGTGGATATTCTCCAAGCTGCCACGCCGCGAAGGTCACACCCATTACCGGAGTCATTAACATTCCCAAACTCGATAATCCTGCTGGAAGCTGAGTGAGCACATACATCCAAAGCAACATCGGAATCGCATTTCCAGGAAGAATGCTGTACATCAAGGCAGTGATAAAGTCCGAATTCCAC
Coding sequences within it:
- a CDS encoding putative manganese transporter (similar to AA sequence:cyanobase_aa:RPA0811); amino-acid sequence: MQIAPQKPARFRRILRLLGPGLITGASDNDPSGVATYSQAGAKFGFGMLWTMVFVYPFMGGIQDISARVGRVTGHGIAGNLRRYYPKWLSLAIAVLMVIANTINLGADIGAMGEAVQLVSGAPAFLFAIAFAILSVVLQITVPYSRYASVLKWLTLTLFAYVAVVFAVKVPWGEALKDTLLPSVSFNSDYLTMLIALLGTTISPYLFFWQASQEVEEVEINPKAQPLKQAPQQASKQLNRIRWDTYSGMAFSNIVAFFIILTAAATLHTQGKTEIQSAAEAAQALQPIAGNFATLLFSLGVVGTGLLAIPVLAGSAAYAIGEALKIPTGLDQHPLEAKGFYAILTVATLLGLGIAVSPINSIDALFWSAVANGVVAPPVMVMLMLMTTNRRVMGQFTLSRRLQILGWMATILMTVATIGFFATWGK
- a CDS encoding hypothetical protein (hypothetical protein FJSC11DRAFT_2848;~similar to AA sequence:cyanobase_aa:LBDG_11230) — its product is MSESELERLLQKAFDQCERLGHPLDPEQKEILRSTLQRTNPLEQLTKEQRQALLQFAQEPEWKTSLLNDWLQNRDSGTMQFVRDQYGLAWLNSILPEDLAAYRDRETRLKVGDRIEVSNTLWEWVQDGDQEWYSCTVISLTEADSSQDTRCTIRFENGQEYEIQGVYDWNRSNWR
- a CDS encoding hypothetical protein (similar to AA sequence:cyanobase_aa:PCC7424_2523) → MTYQRLVRPDHSQPNPMRKPLQSTAVQSPPTADPASKTQRHQDFSLIPTDSTETTVVQPKLEIAAVGSQAEQEADRVADHVIDQIHAPQPAPQVQPPDIKQVATQQPQLQADTQPPTEALEPEIARSSSQGHPLADSIRKPMEQAFRADFSQVNVHTDAESDRLNRSIHAKAFTTGHDIFFRQGNYRPNNRQGQSLIAHELTHVIQQRRSSAPVVQRAYELSNSSTRSSDIKHEEDHRAKKVEVINLQGTPLGAAANSPSVAPFGWNELWNAGHTLGNRQGHSSHYNAVRMHLWNGRLGGPGNEKWNLAPGPAKINSQMSAGPETAAKNLAEAGYKIWLRTEVKYQSNSTTATDFTAVVPHRIDMAWGVMGQSGTTWGADIPLPVAPLGTTEAQQYKDWDKTKATDLITQLQSVSDQVRAQVYDLVSHDDLKVAILKAFPSIYFSMEDRAKGEVLKNTSNVNSLATFVITYLGLTDPDSIALEVLIPLTLANDSSKLQDFFAALDSSVQRKLLIRYHNELLPYLGPIALRWSQTDFLIFGYNSLAMQKTILDSLNQSGLESLLGKESKPTIVQVLVTYAGQSATGDLDAQNTFIQSQTNIPQKWKTAYQQWIGGRKMAAAYNANRSRRTAKPTAKPKDPLSLPPAIKKTSHTIKKKVSTQSRVKKIAKKKK